The Paracoccus sp. MC1862 genome includes a window with the following:
- a CDS encoding type II toxin-antitoxin system VapC family toxin, whose protein sequence is MNLLIDTHLLIWGAVAVQKLPPAAVTLMSDPENRLHFSTASLWEIAIKFAQGRPDFTVDPASFRPGLLANGYLELPVEGRHCLAIPTLPPVHGDPFDRMLVAQAMTEGMQLLTADRRVAEYGGPVRMV, encoded by the coding sequence GTGAACCTGCTGATCGACACGCATCTGCTGATCTGGGGGGCCGTCGCCGTCCAGAAGCTGCCTCCGGCGGCGGTGACGCTGATGAGCGATCCCGAGAACCGGCTGCATTTCAGCACCGCGAGCCTGTGGGAGATCGCGATCAAGTTCGCCCAGGGCCGCCCGGATTTCACCGTTGATCCGGCGTCCTTCCGTCCCGGCCTTCTGGCCAACGGCTACCTTGAACTGCCGGTCGAGGGGCGGCATTGCCTTGCCATCCCCACCCTGCCGCCGGTGCATGGCGATCCCTTCGACCGGATGCTGGTCGCGCAGGCGATGACCGAGGGGATGCAGCTTCTGACCGCCGACCGGCGCGTGGCGGAATATGGCGGGCCGGTGCGGATGGTGTGA
- the pncA gene encoding bifunctional nicotinamidase/pyrazinamidase, translated as MRALIVVDLQVDFCPGGALAVAGGDEIVAPVNALMQGLDAVILTQDWHPGNHSSFAANHPGAQAFSTLRMPYGDQVLWPRHCVIGSDGVAFHPGLDSARADLVIRKGFRPGIDSYSAFFENDRTTPTGLAGYLRERGLTDLHFAGLAHDFCVAWSAIDAAKLGFRSFVIEEATRAIDLDGSLDAARAAMQAAGVTVS; from the coding sequence ATGCGCGCCCTGATCGTGGTTGATCTTCAAGTCGATTTCTGCCCCGGAGGCGCCCTTGCCGTGGCCGGCGGGGACGAGATCGTGGCCCCTGTCAACGCGCTGATGCAAGGCTTAGACGCCGTCATCCTGACGCAGGACTGGCACCCCGGGAATCATTCCAGCTTCGCCGCCAACCATCCGGGCGCGCAAGCCTTTTCCACCCTGCGGATGCCTTACGGCGACCAGGTGCTGTGGCCGCGCCACTGCGTCATCGGCTCGGACGGCGTGGCGTTCCATCCCGGTCTGGACAGCGCCCGCGCCGATCTGGTGATCCGCAAGGGCTTCCGCCCCGGCATCGACAGCTATTCCGCCTTCTTCGAGAACGACCGGACCACACCCACGGGTCTGGCGGGCTACCTGCGCGAGCGGGGCCTGACGGACCTGCATTTCGCGGGCCTCGCCCATGATTTCTGCGTGGCCTGGTCGGCCATCGACGCGGCGAAGCTGGGCTTCCGGTCCTTCGTGATCGAGGAGGCCACCCGCGCCATCGACCTCGACGGCTCGCTCGACGCGGCGCGCGCGGCCATGCAGGCGGCAGGAGTCACGGTCTCATGA
- a CDS encoding DASS family sodium-coupled anion symporter, translating to MTDHSRMETARDLEEDAPSGRSAGVMWSLRALGVIVALAVYALLGSQEDLTPDGRAVAAIMALMATWWMTEALPLSITSLLPIVLVPALTDRTVGQATSPYASSTIFLFLGGFLLAIAMEKWNLHLRIALMTLKRVGLHPRRMVLGMMLATAFLSMWVSNTATALMMLPIATSVLALVIERSGRRADAQALADGATISDAVKDRDIANFGVCIVLAVAWSASIGGIGTLIGSPPNAIVAGYAAETLGRPIGFVNWMMIGVPLAFVFVFIGWFLMTRVMYRFDLPEIPGGRGLIEEQIRELGPLSQGERMVLLVFLGAAFFWIVPSILASIPSIAAVAPWLGGFDDTATAIAAGILLFILPGRGRTQMLLEWKDAEEGLPWGVLLLFGGGLSLAAAVSATGLDAWFGERVSGLGSLPTVWLVVALAAIVVMVSEIASNTAMAATIVPILGVVAPGIGVDPFLLLVPATLALSLAFMLPVGTPPNAIVFATGRVTMAQMVRGGALMNAVSVVLITLAAYILGPIALGIEF from the coding sequence ATGACCGACCATAGCCGGATGGAAACCGCGCGGGATCTTGAGGAGGACGCGCCCTCGGGACGATCCGCCGGGGTGATGTGGTCCCTGCGGGCGCTGGGGGTGATCGTGGCGCTTGCGGTCTATGCGCTGCTCGGCTCGCAGGAGGACCTGACGCCCGATGGCCGCGCCGTCGCCGCGATCATGGCGCTGATGGCGACATGGTGGATGACCGAGGCGTTGCCGCTGTCGATCACCTCGCTGCTGCCCATCGTGCTGGTGCCCGCCCTGACGGACCGCACCGTGGGCCAGGCGACCTCGCCTTATGCCAGTTCCACCATCTTCCTGTTCCTCGGCGGCTTCCTGCTGGCCATCGCGATGGAGAAATGGAACCTGCATCTGCGCATCGCCCTGATGACGCTGAAGCGGGTCGGGCTGCATCCGCGCCGGATGGTGCTGGGGATGATGCTCGCCACCGCCTTCCTGTCGATGTGGGTGTCCAACACCGCGACTGCGCTGATGATGCTGCCCATCGCGACCTCGGTGCTGGCCTTGGTGATCGAGCGCAGCGGGCGGCGGGCCGATGCCCAGGCGCTGGCCGATGGGGCGACGATCAGCGATGCGGTCAAGGACCGCGACATCGCCAATTTCGGCGTCTGCATCGTGCTGGCGGTGGCTTGGTCGGCCTCCATCGGCGGCATCGGCACGCTGATCGGCAGCCCGCCCAACGCCATCGTCGCGGGCTATGCCGCCGAGACGCTGGGCCGCCCCATCGGCTTCGTCAACTGGATGATGATCGGGGTGCCGCTGGCCTTTGTCTTCGTCTTCATCGGCTGGTTCCTGATGACGCGGGTGATGTACCGCTTCGACCTGCCCGAGATCCCCGGCGGGCGCGGGCTGATCGAGGAACAGATCCGCGAACTCGGCCCGCTGAGCCAGGGCGAGCGGATGGTGCTGCTGGTCTTCCTGGGCGCCGCCTTCTTCTGGATCGTGCCGAGCATCCTGGCCTCGATCCCCTCCATCGCGGCCGTTGCGCCCTGGCTGGGGGGCTTCGACGACACCGCGACCGCTATCGCGGCCGGCATCCTGCTGTTCATCCTGCCCGGCCGCGGCCGGACCCAGATGCTGCTGGAATGGAAGGACGCCGAGGAAGGGCTGCCCTGGGGCGTCCTGCTGCTGTTCGGCGGCGGCCTGAGCCTTGCCGCGGCGGTGTCCGCGACCGGGCTGGACGCCTGGTTCGGGGAACGGGTGTCGGGCCTCGGCAGCCTGCCCACGGTCTGGCTGGTGGTCGCGCTGGCGGCGATCGTGGTGATGGTGTCCGAGATCGCCTCGAACACCGCCATGGCGGCGACCATCGTGCCGATCCTGGGCGTGGTGGCGCCGGGCATCGGGGTGGACCCCTTCCTGCTGCTGGTCCCGGCGACGCTGGCGCTGAGCCTGGCCTTCATGCTGCCGGTGGGCACGCCGCCCAACGCCATCGTCTTCGCCACCGGCCGCGTCACGATGGCGCAGATGGTCCGGGGCGGGGCGCTGATGAACGCGGTCAGCGTCGTGCTGATCACGCTGGCGGCCTATATCCTCGGCCCCATCGCGCTGGGGATCGAGTTCTGA
- the pncB gene encoding nicotinate phosphoribosyltransferase, whose protein sequence is MMIPTIDIATRVYNHKWKIDPIVRSLIDTDFYKLLMCQSVFRYRPDVSVTFRLINRSKDIRLAELIDEGELREQLDHVRGVSLTRGESTWLRGNTFYGKRQMFRPDFMEFLENLRLPAYHLEKRDGQYELTFEGRWPEVMLWEIPALAIIMELRSRAVLKDMGRFELQVLYARAMTRIWEKIEALRALGPDLRIADFGTRRRHSFLWQDWCVQAMIEGLGERFTGTSNCLIAQRRDIEAIGTNAHELPMVYAALAETDEELRQAPYRVLADWHEEHDGNLRVILPDTYGTPGFLDSAPDWLAGWTGIRIDSGDPVAVTEYAIRWWKSRGEDPAQKLVIFSDGLDVEEIAALFHRFNGRVKVSFGWGTLLTNDFRGLVPGDGLAPFSLVCKAAAANGRPTVKLSDNPEKATGPADLIRHYRQVFGATEGQRFDLVV, encoded by the coding sequence ATGATGATCCCCACCATTGACATCGCCACTCGTGTCTACAACCACAAGTGGAAGATCGACCCGATCGTCCGGTCCCTGATCGACACCGACTTCTACAAGCTGCTGATGTGCCAGTCGGTCTTCCGCTACCGGCCGGACGTGTCCGTGACCTTCCGGCTGATCAACCGGTCAAAGGACATCCGCCTCGCTGAACTGATCGACGAGGGCGAGTTGCGCGAGCAGCTTGACCATGTGCGCGGCGTCTCGCTGACGCGGGGGGAATCGACCTGGCTGCGGGGCAACACCTTCTACGGCAAGCGCCAGATGTTCCGTCCCGACTTCATGGAGTTCCTCGAAAACCTGCGCCTGCCCGCCTATCACCTTGAAAAGCGAGACGGCCAGTATGAACTGACCTTCGAGGGCCGCTGGCCCGAGGTGATGCTGTGGGAAATCCCGGCGCTCGCCATCATCATGGAACTGCGGTCCCGCGCGGTGCTGAAGGACATGGGCCGGTTCGAGCTGCAGGTGCTTTACGCCCGCGCCATGACCCGGATCTGGGAAAAGATCGAGGCGCTGCGGGCGCTCGGCCCCGATCTTCGGATCGCCGATTTCGGGACGCGGCGGCGGCATTCCTTCCTGTGGCAGGACTGGTGCGTGCAGGCGATGATCGAGGGCCTGGGCGAGCGTTTCACCGGCACCTCGAACTGCCTGATCGCCCAGCGCCGCGACATCGAGGCGATCGGCACCAATGCCCATGAACTGCCGATGGTCTATGCCGCCCTGGCCGAGACGGACGAGGAACTGCGGCAGGCCCCCTACCGCGTGCTGGCCGACTGGCACGAGGAACATGACGGCAACCTGCGCGTCATCCTGCCCGACACCTACGGCACGCCGGGGTTCCTCGACAGCGCGCCCGACTGGCTGGCGGGCTGGACCGGCATCCGCATCGATTCGGGCGACCCGGTGGCGGTGACGGAATATGCGATCCGATGGTGGAAATCGCGGGGCGAGGACCCGGCGCAGAAGCTGGTGATCTTCTCGGACGGGCTGGACGTAGAGGAGATCGCGGCGCTGTTCCACCGCTTCAACGGGCGCGTGAAGGTCAGCTTCGGCTGGGGGACGTTGCTGACCAACGACTTCCGCGGGCTGGTGCCGGGCGACGGGCTCGCGCCCTTCAGCCTCGTCTGCAAGGCGGCGGCCGCGAACGGGCGGCCCACGGTCAAGCTGTCGGACAACCCCGAAAAGGCGACCGGGCCTGCGGACCTGATCCGCCACTACCGGCAGGTGTTCGGTGCGACCGAGGGGCAGCGGTTCGATCTGGTGGTGTGA
- a CDS encoding type II toxin-antitoxin system Phd/YefM family antitoxin — MKTVNMHEAKTHLSRLVEGVEKGEPFIIARAGKPVVKVTLVEQPAPRRLGFMQGQFEVPDDFDDMMAEEIQAMFEGKYDGSGLYVPPDQRKPRA; from the coding sequence ATGAAGACCGTGAACATGCACGAGGCCAAGACCCATCTTTCGCGTCTTGTCGAAGGCGTGGAAAAGGGCGAGCCCTTCATCATCGCCCGCGCCGGCAAGCCGGTGGTCAAGGTGACGCTTGTGGAACAGCCGGCACCGCGGCGCCTGGGCTTCATGCAGGGCCAGTTCGAGGTGCCGGACGACTTCGACGACATGATGGCCGAAGAAATCCAGGCGATGTTCGAGGGCAAGTATGACGGCAGCGGGCTTTACGTCCCGCCCGACCAGCGGAAGCCCAGGGCGTGA